In Crinalium epipsammum PCC 9333, the genomic window AAACTGAGGTGGAAGTTCAGGAAAACGAAGATACAAAAGCGCGTCAACCCGAAGAAGTTTAAACAAAATCGAAGGCGGAGTTAAGTCCCCGCCCTCAAAAAGCTTTGAGCTTTTATTCTAGAGTTACTCGTAGAGCCAAGATATTACACTGGGTTGCCAGTTAACGAGTTCTTCATCTTTAAACCACAAGCTAATCTCACGTTGCGCTGTCTCTGGGGCATCAGAACCGTGAATCAGGTTACGACCAATACTCACCCCATAATCTCCCCGAATAGTTCCTGGTTCAGAAGTTAGGGGGTTGGTAGCACCAATTATTTTCCTAGCTGATGCCACAACACCATCACCTTCCCACACCATCGCTACAACTGCGCCAGAGGTGATGAAGTCTACTAAGCCAGAGAAAAACGGTCTTTCTTTGTGAACGTCGTAGTGTTGTTCAGCTAGTTCTCGGCTTACTTGCATCAGCTTAAGTCCTACCAAAGTAAAACCTTTGGCTTCATAGCGGCGGATAATTTCACCTACCAGTCCACGCTGTACACCATCTGGTTTAACTGCTAAAAATGTCCGTTCCAAGTTTGACCCCGCTAATTTTACAAACTGATACAAAAGACAGATTATCTCAAAAAGGCGATTAGCAATCAGCTTTCAGCTTTTAGCCAAATTAAAGCTGTCAACTGTTTACTTTTCTTTCTAGTGCCAGTTGAATTAGTTGATCGACTAACTCTGAAAAGGGTATACCAGTAGCAGCCCAGAGTTGGGGATACATACTTGTTGTGGTAAATCCTGGTAGGGTGTTAATTTCGTTGATTAATACTTCTCCTGTCTGTTCGACGTAGAAAAAGTCTACCCTTGCTAAACCAGCACCATCAACGGCAGCAAATGCTTTGATTGCCATTTCTTGAATTTGGGTAGTTATAGCATCTGGTAGTGAGGCGGGGATGATTAAATCTGCTTGACCAGCAGTGTATTTAGTTTGATAGTCATAGAAATCACTTGTGTAAGTAATTTCGCCAACTACAGAGGCTTTTGCTTGGTCATTACCCAAGACGGCGCATTCAACTTCACGAGCGACAACGCCTGCTTCTACAATTAAACGGCGGTCATAGCTGGCAGCATTATCTAAGGCTGTTTCTAATTGTGCGCGCGATCGCACTTTAGCGATCCCCACAGACGATCCTAAGTTAGCTGGTTTGACAAAGCAAGGATATCCCAGTGTCGCTTCTATCTCGTCACATAATTTGGGGAACACACAGGGATTAGAGTAGATTTGCGATCGATTAACAGCTATATATTTAACTTGTGGTAATCCAGCTTGAGCAAAAGCTGTTTTCATCGCCAGCTTATCCATACCTACAGCCGAACCCAGGGCAGGAGTACCAACAAAAGGTACTTGCATTAATTTCAGCAACCCCTGAACTGTACCATCTTCCCCATTAGGTCCATGAAGGATGGGGAACCAAACATCTATTTCACTAGCTTGGGATGGAAATTGCCATAAATTGTGCTTACCTTGCTGTTCGTCGGTAGGTAAATAGGGTGAACCTGCTGCTAAAACTTGTTGAGCAATTTCAACTCCTTGCCAAATTCCATTTTTTTGGATGTAAAAAGGCAATACTTCGTATTTATTGGTATTTTCGCCGGATTTTAATGCTTGTGCGATCGCACGAGCCGAACTAATAGAAACTTCATGTTCACCTGAACAACCACCAAATAACAGCCCAACCTTGAGTTTTGTCATTACTAATGCCTCACCGCACTCCTCAACGGTGATAGCCTATCACTAAAAATATTGCAAGTCCTCTGACGTGAACTACCCACGCACTCCACGCTTAGTTTCGTGCGGGGCTTCCAGTCTCATCGGGAATCGCGTCTAAAAGGCAAGAAATTTTGCCTCCTAGCCGACTTACATTCCCTCCACTGGCTGTGTCGCTAGTTCCTAACGACAATATCCGTAAGGCTTCATTTTTGATATTTATCGAAGCGTTGATATCACGATCATGGTTAGTTTCACAATGGTCACAAGTCCAGTTTCTAACATCAAGCGGTAATCTTCCGACTTGATTTAGACAAACATTGCAAATTTTAGAAGATGCAAAAAACCTATCTACTTCTATGTAGGTTTTTCCATCTCTTTCTGCCTTGTATTTGAGCATTGTACAGAACTGCCCCCAACCAACATCACTAATGGCTTTAGCTAGGTTGTGGTTTTTTACCATGCCTTTTACATTGAGATTTTCTACAGCAATAACTTGGTTTTCGTTGACTATCTTACGGGATAGTTTGTGTAGAAAATCTTCACGACATCTAGCTATTTTGGCATGAACTTTAGCAACAAGTTTTCTTGCCTTGTTCCTAGTATTACTGCCTTTCTTTTTACGAGAAAGGTTTTGTTGTTTTTTCTTGAGATTTTTAGAATGTTTAGCAATATGCCTGGGATTGTTATACTTTGAGCCGTCTGAGGTTATACAAAAATGCGTCAAACCTAGATCGATTCCTACAGCTTTTCCTTCTGTTGAACACTGGGGAGTTTCCTTGCCATCATCAACCAAAATAGATGCGAAATATTTTCCATCTGGATTTTTTGAGACAGTAACAGTTTTAATGGTTCCATCAAAATCCCGATGGCAACTACAATAAACCAATCCAACTTTTCCAGGTAGCTTTAGGTAGTCACCATCAAACTTAACGTTGGCTGGATAACTAATTGATTGTCTGCCATGCCTGGACTTGAACCGAGGAAGTTTTGCCCGTTTGTCGAAAAAGTTTTTGTAGGCAGTCGATAAATTCAATGCTACAACTTGCAAGCATTGAGAATAGGCATCGGTTAGCCAAGGATATTCCTTCTTGAGTCCAGGTAGCAGCCCTTGAATATACGCTCTTGACAGCCCTTTGCCAGTTTTGCCGTAGGTTTCTTGGCATAAATTCAACGAATAGTTCCAATACCATCTGCAACAGCCCATAGCCTTAGCCAGTGCTGTTTGCTGCTCTGTATCGGGGTAGATTCGGAATTTATACGCCTTATACATATCACTTACTAGGGTTAGTGATAATACTGTAGCAGATTTTTTTTTTAATACAAAGTCCCTGCCCTTGCTTTCCCATGCCAAGTTCCGCTATGCGCTACGCGCTCTTCCTTCGCCAACGCTTCTACATGGGGACTTCCCGCAAGGAAGAGTTAAACAGGACTTAGACATTTTATAGCGGTCAGCACATCGCGTATCAGCCGTCAGCTTTTTTAAAAGCCACTGTTTACAAGGCTTTCAGAATTATATGCGTGTCCTAACTGCCTTGGCGGTTGCGATAATTCAGCAGAGGAAG contains:
- a CDS encoding RNA-guided endonuclease InsQ/TnpB family protein → MYKAYKFRIYPDTEQQTALAKAMGCCRWYWNYSLNLCQETYGKTGKGLSRAYIQGLLPGLKKEYPWLTDAYSQCLQVVALNLSTAYKNFFDKRAKLPRFKSRHGRQSISYPANVKFDGDYLKLPGKVGLVYCSCHRDFDGTIKTVTVSKNPDGKYFASILVDDGKETPQCSTEGKAVGIDLGLTHFCITSDGSKYNNPRHIAKHSKNLKKKQQNLSRKKKGSNTRNKARKLVAKVHAKIARCREDFLHKLSRKIVNENQVIAVENLNVKGMVKNHNLAKAISDVGWGQFCTMLKYKAERDGKTYIEVDRFFASSKICNVCLNQVGRLPLDVRNWTCDHCETNHDRDINASINIKNEALRILSLGTSDTASGGNVSRLGGKISCLLDAIPDETGSPARN
- a CDS encoding D-alanine--D-alanine ligase family protein, yielding MTKLKVGLLFGGCSGEHEVSISSARAIAQALKSGENTNKYEVLPFYIQKNGIWQGVEIAQQVLAAGSPYLPTDEQQGKHNLWQFPSQASEIDVWFPILHGPNGEDGTVQGLLKLMQVPFVGTPALGSAVGMDKLAMKTAFAQAGLPQVKYIAVNRSQIYSNPCVFPKLCDEIEATLGYPCFVKPANLGSSVGIAKVRSRAQLETALDNAASYDRRLIVEAGVVAREVECAVLGNDQAKASVVGEITYTSDFYDYQTKYTAGQADLIIPASLPDAITTQIQEMAIKAFAAVDGAGLARVDFFYVEQTGEVLINEINTLPGFTTTSMYPQLWAATGIPFSELVDQLIQLALERKVNS
- the ndk gene encoding nucleoside-diphosphate kinase, coding for MERTFLAVKPDGVQRGLVGEIIRRYEAKGFTLVGLKLMQVSRELAEQHYDVHKERPFFSGLVDFITSGAVVAMVWEGDGVVASARKIIGATNPLTSEPGTIRGDYGVSIGRNLIHGSDAPETAQREISLWFKDEELVNWQPSVISWLYE